DNA from Rhodoligotrophos defluvii:
CCTCGGCATCGGTGACGACGGTCTCGTCGCCCTCCTCCTCGCCGAGCGCAATCAGCTCGACATTGTCGGTGAGCGACTGCTCCAAGCCACGCACCGCCTTGATCTGGTCTTCCAGCTGCTGACGCTCGCGCATGAGGCCTTGCGCCCGCTGCGGATCGTCCCACAGCTTGGGGTCTTCGGCAGCCGCGTTCAGCTCATCGAGACGTCTGAGGGCTTTCTCCCAGTCAAAGATGCCTCCTTAGCAGCGCCAAGGACTGCTGGATTTCATCGACCAATTTCTGCACTTCGGCACGCATGACGTCCGTCTGACCTTCCCGTCGGCAAATGGAGATTCCTCGTGGCCTACATAGGCAGCCGAAGCCTGCCTGTAAATGCCAGAGGCGCTCAGTAAAGTCCGCCCGTGCCCGTCGACAGGCCGCCATCGCCCTGCGGCAGCGAGAAATCCGCGCCTCCCCCATGAGCGACCGCCTGGCCGCCGATCACCACCGTATCGTTCGGCGGCCCTTCGCCCGGCTTGAAAGCCTCCAGGATCACATTGGCATCGCCGTAGGCGGCACGCTGGCCGTTGCTGGGGTTGATGGGGATGAGCTGGACGCCCGGCGGTATCCGGAAGGGAATGCCCGGCTTGTCCTTGAGGGCAAGCTTCATGAAATCGGCGAAGATGGGGGCTGCGATCTCGCCGCCCGTCGAGCCGCGCCCCATGGGCCGCGGATTGTCATAGCCGACATAGATGCCGACCGCGAGATCGGGCGCGTACCCCACGAACCAGGCATCCTTCTCGTCATTGGTGGTTCCCGTCTTGCCGGCCAGCGGCTTGCCCACCTTGGAGACGATCCTGCCCGTGCCGCGCTGGACCACGCCCTCCATCATCGAGGTGATCTGATAGGCGGTGTAGGGATCGATCACCTGCTCGCGGTTGTCGACGAGTTCCGGCTCGGGCTGGTTGTGCCACCCGTCCGCCTTGCACTGGCTGCAGTCGCGGGCGTCATGACGGTAGATCGTATGCCCATAGCGGTCCTGAATGCGGTCGATCAGCGTGGGATTGATGCGCTTGCCCCCATTGTCCAGCATGCTGAAGGCGGCGGTCATGCGCATGAGCGTGGTCTCGCCGGCGCCCAAGGCCATGGACAGCACCGGCGGCATCTTGTCGTAGATGCCGAAGCGCTCGGCAAGCTCCGACACCTTCTCCAGCCCCATGTCCTGGGCAAGCCGCACGGTCATGACGTTTCGCGAGAGCTCTATGCCGCGGCGCAGGGTGGACGGCCCATAGAACTTGTTCGAGTAGTTCTTGGGGCTCCATATGGTGCCGTTCGCCATGCGCACCTCGATCGGCGCGTCCATGATGACGCTGGAGGGCGTATAGCCATTCTCGAGTGCCGCCGCATAGACGAACGGCTTGAAGGACGAGCCGGGCTGCCGCCGGGCCTGGGAGGCGCGGTTGAACTGGCTCATCCCATAGGAGAAGCCGCCCACCATGGCGAGCACTCGCCCGGTATGCGGGTCCATGGCCACAAGGCCGCCTTCAATCTCCGGGACCTGCACCAGGTGGAAGATGCCGCCTTCTTCCGCCGGTGCCACATAGACTACGTCCCCCGGCTTGAGCACCTGTTCCACCGACTTGACCTGAGGTCCGAGGCCACGCCCCGTGGCGGCGCGCGCCCAGGTGAGCAGTTTCAGGGGGATAACGCCGGTGTCCCGCCCCTTCTCGAGGCCGCCACCCACCAGACGCTTGGGGGTGAGCCCGATGGTGGCCTCCTTGTCGGTGGTTTCCAGCACCACCGCCAGCTGCCAGGGCGCGATATCGGCGGGGGCATTCATATCGGCCAAAGCCTTGCCCCAGTCGCCGCTGATGTCGATAGTCTTCACCGGCCCGCGATACCCACGGGCGCGGTCGAACTTCACAAGCCCGCGGTTGAGCACCTGTCGCGCGTAGATCTGCAAGGCGGGCTGCAGGGTGGTGCGGATGGAAAGACCG
Protein-coding regions in this window:
- a CDS encoding penicillin-binding protein 1A — its product is MLRFFGYLFAVGFILFGAAAAVAGYVVWTMSDELPDYRQLAEYEPPVTTRVHAADGTLIAEYARERRLYVPVSAIPTLVINAFLAAEDKSFYQHGGLDPFGIARAVVTNVENYLHGGGHMVGASTITQQVAKNFLLTNERTLDRKLKEALLAMRIEQAYSKDKILELYLNEIYLGFGAYGVAAAALNYFGKSLNDLTLAEAAYLAALPKAPANYHPTRYTARAVERRNWVLQQMSANGFVSREEAEAAMKAPLAINPRSIGAELFSAEYFTEEVRREVLELYGEKKLYDGGLSIRTTLQPALQIYARQVLNRGLVKFDRARGYRGPVKTIDISGDWGKALADMNAPADIAPWQLAVVLETTDKEATIGLTPKRLVGGGLEKGRDTGVIPLKLLTWARAATGRGLGPQVKSVEQVLKPGDVVYVAPAEEGGIFHLVQVPEIEGGLVAMDPHTGRVLAMVGGFSYGMSQFNRASQARRQPGSSFKPFVYAAALENGYTPSSVIMDAPIEVRMANGTIWSPKNYSNKFYGPSTLRRGIELSRNVMTVRLAQDMGLEKVSELAERFGIYDKMPPVLSMALGAGETTLMRMTAAFSMLDNGGKRINPTLIDRIQDRYGHTIYRHDARDCSQCKADGWHNQPEPELVDNREQVIDPYTAYQITSMMEGVVQRGTGRIVSKVGKPLAGKTGTTNDEKDAWFVGYAPDLAVGIYVGYDNPRPMGRGSTGGEIAAPIFADFMKLALKDKPGIPFRIPPGVQLIPINPSNGQRAAYGDANVILEAFKPGEGPPNDTVVIGGQAVAHGGGADFSLPQGDGGLSTGTGGLY